The stretch of DNA TCGGATCCCGAACGCTTTCGCAGGTGGCTAGGCGAGGATCTTTCCGTCAGGGACCAGGGTGACGGCGACCTGGGAAGAAGGATGGAGCTTTCGGTTTTGGACGCCCTCGAGGAAGGCGTTAAAAAGGTGCTGATCGTGGGAACCGACTGTCCCGACATGGATCCGTCTTTTATACCCAAGGTCATGAGGTCGCTAGACGATTATCCCGTAGTGATGGGACCGGCCTCCGACGGAGGATATTACTGTCTCGGCATAAATCTCGACTCCGCCGGAAAGAGGGCCTGTAAACTTTTTAGTGGAATTCCCTGGAGTTCCGAAAGGACGGGTCGAGCCACGTTGGAGAAGGCCCGTTCCCTGGCCCTCGAGGTGGCCAGCCTTCCGGTTTTGAGCGACGTTGACAGGCCGGAGGACCTGGCCGTATGGAAGCGGGCCCGTAGAAAGATCTCAGTGGTGATACCGACCCTGAACGAAAAGGACTCTGTCTCCCGTGCGGTACGTTCCGCCCTGGGAGCTATGGACGTGGAGGTCATAGTCTCCGACGGAGGCAGCACCGACGGCACGGTGGAAGCGGCCGAGCTGTGCGGCGCAAGGGTGGTTCGGTCTTCTCGGGGAAGGGCTGCTCAGATGAACGCGGGGGCCGAAGCCGCCTCGGGAGATATTCTGCTGTTTCTGCACGGCGACAGCGTCCTTCCCTGGGGATACGGCGGATCGGTCCGTAGGGTTTTGAGCGACGAAAGGGTTTCTCTAGGCGCCTTCTCCCTTCGTATAGGGCTGTGCGGCGAGCTGAAAGACCCCGAGTTCCGCTCATCGATGGCGACTATCTCCTTCTGGGCCAACGCCAGGTCCAGGTGG from Dethiosulfovibrio russensis encodes:
- a CDS encoding TIGR04283 family arsenosugar biosynthesis glycosyltransferase; the encoded protein is MDRVVAFVKWPEPGKAKTRLIPALGANGASDLHRRMAERTLSSIMRGARMAKCSSEIRSTGSDPERFRRWLGEDLSVRDQGDGDLGRRMELSVLDALEEGVKKVLIVGTDCPDMDPSFIPKVMRSLDDYPVVMGPASDGGYYCLGINLDSAGKRACKLFSGIPWSSERTGRATLEKARSLALEVASLPVLSDVDRPEDLAVWKRARRKISVVIPTLNEKDSVSRAVRSALGAMDVEVIVSDGGSTDGTVEAAELCGARVVRSSRGRAAQMNAGAEAASGDILLFLHGDSVLPWGYGGSVRRVLSDERVSLGAFSLRIGLCGELKDPEFRSSMATISFWANARSRWLSLPYGDQGLFLRRSVFLDLGGFPEMPLLEDVSLVRSASRVGKVTTLPEVVRTSVRRWKRLGVARTSLRNFMIMLAWGMGIPPSRLAAWYRAGSSIKGGS